Proteins encoded by one window of Salmonirosea aquatica:
- a CDS encoding NAD-dependent epimerase/dehydratase family protein, translating to MNQEPNRRKFLQTGITLGTLLPLLGRSLSSLAQKPQPAAAESAKALQPLSILVLGGTSFLGPQQIAYALQRGHRISTFTRGRTQPKVQKDIFDEVEQLIGDRENDLEALKNRRWDVVIDNSGNRIKWVKDAVALLKNSCGLYLYTSSTGVYYPYLGQNIRENTKLVLKVPEGITSVQKLEYDYGVMKSLNEIEVMNGFGKERAIIVRPTYMIGPGDQTDRFTYWPERIALGGEILVPGKADDPVQYIDVRDVAGFMIRLAENHKAGIYNAVGPPSATGMQAFVYGVHAAFNSRASFVMIPDYDFLTKHKVLDAIPWIMPIGDNLGSARLDLSFSVANGLTFTPLAETVRDIHEWWNSEAVPEEKRRKLLAGPASLATREPEILAAWKARR from the coding sequence ATGAACCAGGAACCGAACCGGCGAAAATTTCTACAAACCGGCATTACGCTGGGTACCCTGCTGCCACTGCTGGGTAGATCCCTGAGCAGCTTGGCCCAGAAACCGCAGCCTGCGGCCGCCGAAAGCGCAAAAGCGTTGCAACCACTCTCGATACTGGTATTGGGCGGCACCAGTTTTCTCGGTCCGCAGCAGATCGCCTACGCCCTACAGCGCGGCCACCGCATCAGCACTTTTACGCGGGGACGTACCCAGCCGAAGGTACAAAAAGACATCTTTGATGAGGTGGAACAGCTCATCGGCGACCGGGAGAACGACCTGGAGGCGTTGAAAAACCGTAGGTGGGATGTGGTCATCGACAATTCGGGTAACCGGATCAAATGGGTAAAGGATGCCGTGGCGCTCCTGAAAAATAGTTGTGGCTTGTACCTGTATACCTCCTCCACCGGTGTGTATTATCCTTATCTCGGTCAGAATATTCGCGAAAATACCAAATTGGTGCTAAAGGTACCCGAAGGCATCACGTCAGTACAAAAACTGGAATATGATTACGGGGTGATGAAGTCCTTGAATGAAATCGAGGTGATGAATGGTTTCGGGAAGGAGCGCGCCATCATCGTCCGGCCCACCTACATGATCGGCCCCGGTGACCAGACCGACCGGTTTACTTACTGGCCGGAGCGCATCGCCCTGGGTGGGGAAATCCTGGTACCCGGCAAGGCCGACGATCCTGTCCAGTACATCGACGTGCGTGATGTGGCGGGCTTTATGATTCGCCTGGCCGAAAACCACAAAGCGGGTATTTACAATGCCGTCGGGCCGCCGTCAGCCACGGGGATGCAGGCCTTCGTGTACGGGGTGCATGCGGCGTTCAATTCCCGGGCCTCCTTTGTCATGATTCCGGATTACGATTTTCTGACGAAACACAAGGTGCTGGATGCTATTCCCTGGATCATGCCGATTGGCGACAACCTGGGTTCGGCTCGGCTCGATCTTTCATTCAGCGTGGCCAACGGACTGACCTTTACCCCGCTGGCCGAAACCGTTCGGGATATTCACGAATGGTGGAATTCGGAGGCGGTACCGGAAGAAAAGCGCCGCAAGCTACTGGCAGGCCCCGCTTCGCTGGCTACCAGGGAGCCGGAGATTCTAGCTGCCTGGAAAGCAAGGCGCTGA
- a CDS encoding amidohydrolase family protein produces the protein MKKTAGYLLLSLTLLAGTFLLVRPRSKALPPTYLKSKLPYAYGQMARKKADTYLMRDVAVIPMNRDTLLLHQNVLIEKGKIKQITRVSEPIDTAGHPTLIDGAGRYLMPGLNDMHVHVNDEDNLLLFIANGVTTVRNMAGDSLQLRLREKIARQEVLGPTYYVASQILEGPDHLWKFSTILNTKKEARAAVLKYQKSGYDFIKVYHTLPKELYLEILRVADSVGIRVVGHIPFQVPLYQTLALSQYSLEHVDVRPISAEVPLIRKCEMIGKSGKWVCPTLLVYRNIQKSPLDPSIPTDYEAYVDEGTLNFWRQRLHYFGPNKYALQKNMAKIMFNNGGRFVVGTDCLNSYVLAGFSMHDEMEELVSAGLPAYEVLKASTVNAAGLLHRADDIGTIEPGKTADLVLLNANPLEAIANTRKIRGVMVKGKWFSAEELNKMLAAVRKNHASSPAASPRSRR, from the coding sequence ATGAAAAAAACAGCAGGGTACCTGCTTCTGTCCCTCACCCTGCTGGCAGGTACCTTCCTGCTGGTGAGGCCACGCTCCAAGGCCCTACCGCCGACTTACCTCAAATCCAAACTTCCCTACGCGTACGGACAAATGGCCCGGAAAAAAGCCGACACCTACCTCATGCGGGACGTTGCGGTCATACCCATGAATCGGGATACCTTGCTGCTCCATCAGAATGTACTCATCGAAAAGGGGAAGATCAAACAGATAACCCGGGTTTCGGAACCCATCGACACCGCCGGGCACCCAACGTTAATCGATGGTGCCGGCAGGTACCTTATGCCGGGGCTGAACGACATGCACGTGCATGTGAACGACGAGGACAATCTGCTCCTTTTCATCGCCAACGGCGTAACCACCGTCCGGAATATGGCGGGCGATTCCCTTCAACTGAGGTTGCGGGAAAAGATCGCCCGGCAAGAAGTCCTTGGCCCCACCTACTACGTCGCCAGTCAGATTCTGGAAGGCCCCGATCATCTCTGGAAGTTCAGTACCATCCTCAACACGAAAAAGGAAGCGCGCGCTGCTGTGTTGAAGTACCAGAAATCGGGTTACGATTTCATCAAAGTGTACCATACCCTGCCGAAGGAATTGTATTTGGAAATTCTCCGCGTGGCCGATTCGGTTGGGATTCGGGTCGTAGGGCATATTCCCTTTCAGGTACCCCTCTACCAAACGCTTGCCCTGAGTCAATACTCGCTGGAACATGTCGACGTGCGGCCGATTTCGGCCGAGGTACCTTTGATCAGGAAATGCGAAATGATTGGAAAATCCGGGAAGTGGGTATGCCCTACCTTGCTGGTTTATCGGAATATTCAAAAATCGCCCCTTGATCCTTCCATCCCCACCGATTACGAAGCGTATGTGGACGAGGGTACCCTGAATTTCTGGCGGCAGCGACTCCACTACTTTGGCCCAAACAAGTATGCCTTACAGAAAAACATGGCGAAGATCATGTTCAATAACGGGGGTAGGTTCGTGGTGGGAACCGATTGTTTGAATTCGTACGTACTGGCCGGATTCAGCATGCACGACGAAATGGAAGAATTGGTCAGCGCCGGACTACCCGCTTATGAAGTACTAAAAGCCAGCACGGTCAACGCGGCAGGATTATTACACCGAGCCGATGATATAGGTACCATAGAACCCGGTAAAACAGCGGACTTGGTATTACTCAATGCCAATCCGCTGGAAGCAATAGCCAATACTCGAAAAATCAGGGGAGTAATGGTAAAAGGAAAATGGTTCAGCGCTGAAGAATTAAATAAGATGCTGGCGGCGGTGAGGAAAAATCATGCTTCAAGTCCCGCGGCAAGTCCACGATCACGCCGCTGA
- a CDS encoding threonine synthase: MSTHSTPSLLRDLRCANCGKTYSPLGRHTLSDCCQAPLLCDYGLYPDRIAKADLRSRPYSLWRYEEVLPVFRPENRISLGEGWTPLLPVHRLGNSYGIPRLVLKDEGLNPTGSFKARGLSLAVSKAKENGEKACIIPTAGNAGVALAAYCARAGMEAVVVMPRHTPEAFQEECKAYGARLILIDGLINDCAAKVREMNRQADYFDVSTLKEPYRVEGKKTMGYEIAEQMNWQVPDVILYPTGGGTGLIGIWKAFHEMKKLGWLAPDLPLPRMVAVQAEQCCPIVETFLGKQSNSKQYVGKPTLANGLAVPRPIGEPLMLDILRESEGTALAISDHEMVRGVQEIARQEGIFVAPEGGAIWAAAKTLRQLGWIRPDEQVLLLNTGSSQKYLENLKGSW, translated from the coding sequence ATGTCTACACACTCTACCCCGTCGCTGCTGCGCGACTTGCGCTGTGCTAATTGCGGAAAAACCTATTCGCCGCTAGGCCGGCATACGCTTTCCGACTGTTGCCAGGCTCCGCTCCTTTGCGACTACGGTCTGTATCCAGACCGCATAGCGAAAGCCGATTTACGGTCACGCCCCTACTCCCTCTGGCGGTACGAGGAGGTGCTCCCCGTGTTCAGGCCCGAAAACCGGATCAGTCTGGGTGAAGGTTGGACGCCCTTATTACCGGTTCACAGGCTTGGCAATTCCTACGGCATCCCTCGACTGGTTCTGAAAGACGAGGGTTTGAATCCCACCGGCTCTTTCAAAGCACGCGGGTTGAGTCTGGCGGTCTCCAAAGCCAAAGAAAACGGTGAGAAGGCCTGTATTATCCCCACGGCGGGCAACGCGGGTGTAGCATTGGCGGCATACTGCGCCCGCGCCGGTATGGAAGCCGTAGTGGTTATGCCCCGGCATACCCCCGAGGCCTTCCAAGAGGAATGCAAGGCCTACGGAGCTCGCCTAATCTTGATCGACGGCCTGATTAACGATTGCGCGGCCAAGGTACGGGAAATGAATCGGCAGGCTGACTACTTCGATGTTTCGACGCTCAAGGAGCCCTACCGGGTGGAGGGAAAAAAGACGATGGGCTACGAAATTGCGGAGCAGATGAACTGGCAGGTGCCGGACGTGATCCTATATCCAACGGGCGGTGGTACCGGTCTGATTGGAATCTGGAAGGCATTTCACGAAATGAAAAAACTGGGTTGGCTGGCCCCCGACCTGCCTCTTCCCCGAATGGTGGCCGTGCAGGCTGAGCAATGCTGTCCAATAGTGGAGACTTTTTTGGGAAAGCAGTCCAACAGCAAGCAGTATGTGGGCAAACCCACGCTGGCCAATGGGCTCGCCGTGCCCCGCCCCATCGGAGAGCCGCTGATGCTCGACATTCTGCGCGAATCCGAAGGAACCGCCCTAGCCATATCAGACCATGAGATGGTACGGGGGGTGCAGGAAATCGCCCGGCAGGAGGGTATATTCGTCGCGCCGGAAGGTGGGGCGATTTGGGCGGCTGCTAAAACATTACGGCAACTGGGCTGGATCAGACCCGACGAGCAGGTGCTGCTCTTGAATACGGGGTCCAGCCAGAAGTATCTGGAAAACCTGAAAGGTAGCTGGTGA
- a CDS encoding LysR substrate-binding domain-containing protein — protein MLSLQHQVFMEVARLLSFTKASQTFFLSQSAISKQIKSLEEYYKTGLFERHGTTVSLTPAGQLLYIKVQEATQLQHELHQAMHQLNENFRPPTKLAIGASTTISLYVLPPILSAYLRQHPTLQISVLNRNSTNIQKALLDHDIDVGIVESMTRITTLTYTPFMTDEVVAVCSANSSLRTQTLTINDLPAIPLALREAGSGTLAAVEGALNMHGIQLGRLQIRIRLGGTEALKNFVLADTCLSFLPRLAIQQELAAGTLLEVHIEGLKIERNFHFIQRKGTENNQWSQTFIRATQRFYSSIE, from the coding sequence ATGCTTTCCCTACAGCATCAGGTATTTATGGAAGTAGCCCGCCTGCTGAGTTTTACGAAGGCCAGTCAAACCTTTTTTCTCAGCCAGTCGGCTATCAGCAAGCAGATTAAGTCGTTGGAAGAGTACTACAAAACCGGGCTTTTCGAACGGCATGGCACCACCGTCAGTTTAACGCCGGCCGGGCAATTGCTGTACATAAAAGTGCAAGAGGCCACGCAATTGCAGCACGAGCTACACCAGGCGATGCATCAGCTCAACGAAAACTTTCGGCCGCCTACCAAACTGGCCATCGGGGCAAGTACTACTATTAGCCTGTACGTACTTCCTCCCATTTTATCGGCCTATCTGCGCCAGCACCCCACGCTCCAAATCAGCGTCCTGAACCGCAATTCGACCAATATCCAGAAAGCCCTGCTCGACCATGACATCGACGTGGGAATCGTGGAAAGCATGACCCGCATTACCACCCTGACCTATACGCCCTTCATGACCGACGAGGTAGTGGCCGTCTGCTCGGCCAACAGTTCGCTCCGCACCCAGACGCTAACCATCAATGATCTGCCTGCCATCCCACTGGCTTTACGAGAAGCGGGATCAGGTACCCTGGCAGCGGTGGAAGGCGCCCTCAACATGCACGGAATTCAGTTGGGCAGATTACAGATCCGAATCCGGTTGGGAGGAACAGAGGCTCTGAAAAATTTCGTTCTGGCCGATACCTGCCTGTCGTTCCTGCCCCGGCTGGCGATCCAGCAGGAGCTGGCCGCCGGTACCCTGCTTGAGGTACACATCGAAGGATTGAAGATCGAGCGAAATTTTCATTTCATCCAACGGAAAGGTACCGAAAACAACCAGTGGTCGCAGACTTTTATTCGCGCCACCCAGCGTTTCTATTCCTCCATAGAATAG
- a CDS encoding DUF4394 domain-containing protein: MRKFAQKWLLPVMVLALGFVLQSCEDHRLPPAAPQLPDQVFYALTDANQLYELNVKNTASPLRTLSITGLQTGETILGIDFRPATGQLYGVGSTSRLYHINLQSGAATALSIDPFTPAIEGTMVGFDFNPTVDRIRLVTNTTQDLRLHPETGARVAIDGNLNGYPNPMVTAVAYTNSFAGTTSTQLYDIDPMTDKLYLQNPPNDGGLQEVGPLGLDITAAGGFDIAPDNNYGIASVQFGGKWELNYVDLMTGKLQKLGDLPSGTITGIAIPTRPVAYVVDVANTLHIFNPKVLPLTTIPKPITGLPAGVMIEGIDFRPFNGQLHALGSDGILYTINLSNGAATMLSIVSVPLDGTSFGVDFNPVADRLRIVSNNRQNLRVNVTTGAAIVDGTLTPAMGMPTPFINGAAYTNSFAGTTSTVLYDIDSQSNKLFKQDPPNAGGLQEIGSLGITVNAANGFDIGGTTGDAYAFLTTGSGTGFYKINLTNGSAFQIGDLPVGIKGFALGFGL; the protein is encoded by the coding sequence ATGAGAAAATTTGCCCAAAAGTGGCTCTTACCCGTCATGGTACTGGCCCTCGGATTTGTCCTGCAATCCTGCGAAGATCACCGCCTGCCGCCCGCTGCTCCCCAACTTCCCGACCAGGTATTTTATGCCCTGACCGATGCCAATCAACTCTATGAGCTGAACGTCAAGAACACGGCCTCGCCACTACGCACCCTATCCATTACGGGACTGCAAACTGGTGAGACTATACTGGGCATTGATTTTCGTCCGGCTACCGGTCAATTGTATGGCGTGGGAAGCACCAGTCGCCTATATCATATCAATTTGCAATCCGGAGCCGCCACGGCCCTGAGCATCGATCCATTCACGCCTGCCATTGAAGGTACCATGGTCGGTTTTGACTTTAACCCTACGGTAGACCGCATCCGGCTCGTGACCAATACGACACAGGATTTGCGGCTGCATCCCGAAACCGGCGCCCGCGTTGCCATTGACGGCAACCTGAACGGCTATCCCAATCCGATGGTAACTGCCGTGGCCTATACCAATAGCTTTGCCGGCACTACCAGTACCCAGCTGTACGACATCGACCCCATGACGGACAAACTCTACCTACAGAACCCACCCAACGACGGGGGACTTCAGGAAGTAGGGCCGTTGGGGTTGGATATTACCGCCGCGGGCGGATTTGATATTGCTCCCGACAACAATTATGGCATTGCGTCCGTGCAGTTTGGTGGGAAGTGGGAACTGAATTACGTAGATCTGATGACTGGCAAATTACAAAAGCTAGGCGACCTGCCTTCAGGTACCATCACGGGGATTGCCATACCTACTCGGCCCGTGGCGTATGTGGTCGATGTGGCCAATACCCTGCACATTTTCAATCCCAAAGTTTTACCCCTTACCACCATCCCGAAGCCGATCACCGGTTTGCCAGCTGGCGTAATGATCGAGGGTATCGATTTCCGGCCCTTCAACGGACAGCTGCATGCCTTGGGAAGTGACGGTATTCTTTACACGATCAACCTGTCGAATGGTGCCGCCACGATGCTATCTATTGTGAGCGTACCCCTGGATGGTACCAGTTTCGGCGTGGATTTCAATCCCGTGGCGGATCGCCTACGGATTGTGAGCAACAACCGGCAGAATCTGCGCGTGAACGTCACGACCGGTGCCGCCATCGTGGATGGTACCCTTACGCCAGCTATGGGTATGCCTACTCCCTTTATCAACGGTGCTGCCTATACGAATAGCTTCGCGGGTACTACCTCGACCGTACTGTACGACATCGACAGCCAGTCGAACAAACTGTTCAAGCAGGATCCGCCCAATGCCGGAGGCTTGCAGGAAATCGGTAGCCTGGGTATTACGGTCAATGCCGCCAACGGCTTCGACATCGGGGGTACCACGGGCGATGCCTATGCGTTCCTGACCACGGGCAGCGGCACGGGCTTCTATAAAATCAACCTGACGAATGGCAGTGCTTTCCAAATCGGCGACCTGCCCGTCGGCATAAAAGGATTCGCGCTCGGATTTGGGCTGTAA
- a CDS encoding endonuclease/exonuclease/phosphatase family protein: MSVFRSILFYLVLLFGTLLIAATLLSLQLDSRYWYIKILNFPRLQITVALLLCLLFYAIFSKPWTTLRILFVAGLLISIGLQAAILYPYLPFAPKAVASADSIDENEGKREFSVLVANVYMKNRQTQGLIQSIQDREPTFVLALEVDRWWVEQLSVLKSTYPYCIEKPEDNTYGMALYSRIPLEAYEVLYLNQAHVPFFRVKVTLPNGPQMQLLTLHPVPPKPSEYPDNIGEKEVALVKAGRIIAQDSLPTVVAGDFNDVGWSYNSRHFEAVSRLGDVRHGRGLYNTFNPQSVLWRWPLDYVYVSKEFTVLEVKRLAEYGSDHFPYYVKLHWTP, encoded by the coding sequence ATGTCCGTTTTCAGGTCAATTTTATTTTATCTGGTTCTGTTGTTCGGTACGTTGCTCATAGCTGCCACGTTACTTTCCCTTCAGTTGGACAGCCGTTATTGGTACATCAAAATCCTCAATTTCCCCCGTCTTCAGATCACCGTTGCACTGCTATTATGTCTGCTTTTTTACGCTATTTTTTCAAAACCCTGGACTACGCTACGAATCCTGTTTGTAGCTGGTCTCCTTATATCCATAGGCTTGCAGGCAGCCATCTTATATCCGTACCTTCCTTTTGCGCCCAAGGCCGTAGCCTCGGCTGATTCGATCGATGAGAACGAAGGAAAAAGAGAATTTAGCGTCTTGGTAGCCAATGTGTACATGAAAAATCGGCAAACCCAGGGGCTGATACAAAGTATCCAGGATCGGGAGCCCACTTTTGTGCTAGCTTTGGAAGTCGATCGGTGGTGGGTGGAGCAATTGAGTGTCCTGAAAAGCACCTATCCGTATTGTATCGAGAAACCCGAAGACAATACTTACGGCATGGCCTTGTACTCCAGGATTCCTTTGGAAGCATACGAAGTACTGTACCTCAACCAGGCCCATGTACCTTTTTTTCGGGTCAAAGTCACCCTCCCTAACGGTCCCCAAATGCAGCTACTTACTCTCCACCCGGTGCCTCCAAAGCCAAGCGAATACCCAGACAATATTGGGGAAAAAGAAGTCGCCCTCGTCAAAGCCGGTCGAATCATTGCGCAGGACTCACTGCCGACGGTTGTAGCGGGCGATTTCAACGACGTAGGTTGGTCGTATAACTCCCGGCATTTTGAAGCTGTCAGCCGTTTGGGCGATGTGCGGCATGGCAGGGGCCTCTACAATACTTTCAACCCCCAGTCGGTGTTATGGCGTTGGCCACTCGACTATGTGTATGTTTCAAAAGAATTCACAGTACTAGAAGTGAAGCGACTAGCCGAATATGGCTCAGACCATTTCCCCTACTACGTAAAATTGCACTGGACCCCGTAA
- a CDS encoding DUF4440 domain-containing protein — protein sequence MKQLAIYLVLSTLTLPSVQGQGTPSQADKAIYDLIDAYSEAREKQDTILLKKILTTDVDQLVSTGEWRTGIGESVSGMMRSSATKPGTRSLTVEKIRYLNPQSALADARYVIQNDDRTARQMWSTFVVVKQRNQWKISAIRNMLPAK from the coding sequence ATGAAGCAACTTGCCATTTACCTCGTATTGAGTACCCTGACCCTGCCTTCCGTGCAGGGTCAGGGTACCCCTAGCCAAGCTGATAAAGCGATTTACGACCTGATCGATGCCTACTCCGAGGCGCGGGAAAAACAGGATACAATATTGCTCAAGAAAATTCTGACCACGGACGTGGATCAATTGGTATCGACGGGTGAGTGGCGAACCGGGATCGGAGAGTCAGTGTCCGGGATGATGCGCAGCTCGGCCACCAAACCGGGTACCCGGAGTCTGACCGTAGAAAAAATAAGGTACCTTAACCCGCAGAGTGCATTGGCGGATGCCCGCTATGTGATTCAAAACGACGACCGTACCGCCCGACAAATGTGGAGTACCTTCGTTGTGGTGAAGCAACGGAACCAATGGAAAATCAGCGCCATCCGCAACATGCTGCCCGCCAAATAG
- a CDS encoding zinc-dependent metalloprotease, giving the protein MSKFYQAVGLVCLMAVVQVSCSTSKVAPATTKTATAKADSSDKAKPKTGMKAYKAVITKEAVSDSGVFMVHKVGEKYYYEIPDSLLMRDFLWVSRFASLPSGLGGGYVNAGSSVNEQMVVWQKFGDKIVLKTKSYNAVAADSLPINISVQANNYQPTIYAFDIAALSKDSSGYVIDVTKFFSSDIKTFSGLDAEMRKNYKVSRLDDSRSFIQSVKSFPLNIEVKQDFTYDAAEPPSNSETGAISLLMNQSMVLLPKVPMQPRINDYRVGYFNIRQLDYGSEALKADEKSYIRRWKLVPKDIAAYKRGELVEPVKPIVYYLDPATPDKLRPYIKAGVEQWQEAFETAGFKNAIIAKDPPSPEEDPDFSPEDVRYSVIRYVASTTRNAVGPSVSDPRSGEIIESDIIWYHNHLRSYRNRYLLETGAANPTARTLDTPMDDLGEMMKEVITHEVGHALGLPHNMKASSAYPTDSLRSGAFTQKYGIAATIMDYARYNYVAQPGDENIRFVRQLGPYDHYAINWGYRYLPEARTAEAEVPTLSKWIDEKTGNPMYQFGSGSGGYDPESQTENVGADLVQASTYGLKNLKLVAPKLYDWTAAKTNDYDDLEELYDELLGVWSRYIGHVVTNVGGVHENRLKPNQEGYIFTPVDAKTQATSVNWLLTNAFASPDWLHESKISRNIHHANYVDEIRSLQARHLNSLLSPDRLARLMENEVNDVRYNALDMVSQLQRGIWSEVYKGTEIDIYRRNLQKAYLDRMNYLLNEKPTASRFGTPVNISQSDIRSIVRGELVKLQQQLKSAQNRYKDDLSRYHVQDALVRIDTILNPAKS; this is encoded by the coding sequence ATGTCAAAATTTTATCAAGCCGTGGGCCTGGTCTGTCTGATGGCGGTTGTCCAGGTTTCCTGCTCAACCTCCAAAGTAGCACCGGCTACGACTAAAACGGCCACTGCCAAAGCCGACAGCAGCGACAAGGCCAAACCCAAAACGGGAATGAAGGCCTATAAGGCGGTGATTACCAAGGAGGCCGTTTCTGATTCCGGTGTCTTTATGGTCCATAAGGTCGGTGAAAAATACTACTACGAAATTCCCGATTCACTGCTGATGCGCGACTTCCTGTGGGTCAGCCGTTTTGCCAGTCTGCCTTCCGGACTGGGCGGCGGATACGTCAACGCGGGTTCGTCCGTCAACGAACAGATGGTTGTCTGGCAAAAATTTGGCGACAAGATTGTCCTCAAAACCAAATCCTACAACGCCGTAGCGGCCGATTCGCTGCCGATCAACATTTCGGTGCAGGCCAACAACTACCAGCCTACCATCTATGCGTTCGATATTGCCGCCCTCTCCAAAGACTCGTCGGGCTACGTGATCGACGTAACCAAGTTTTTCAGCAGCGACATCAAAACGTTCAGCGGCCTGGACGCCGAAATGCGCAAAAATTACAAGGTGAGCAGGCTGGACGACAGCCGCAGTTTCATCCAAAGCGTCAAAAGTTTTCCGCTCAACATCGAAGTGAAGCAGGACTTCACCTACGATGCCGCCGAGCCACCTTCCAATTCCGAAACGGGCGCGATCAGCCTCTTGATGAACCAATCAATGGTACTTTTGCCCAAGGTACCCATGCAGCCCCGGATCAACGACTACCGCGTGGGGTACTTTAATATCCGGCAGCTCGATTATGGCTCCGAAGCGCTGAAAGCTGACGAAAAATCGTACATCCGCCGCTGGAAGCTGGTACCCAAAGACATCGCGGCCTACAAGCGCGGCGAACTGGTGGAGCCCGTGAAACCCATCGTGTATTATCTCGACCCGGCCACGCCCGACAAACTGCGCCCCTACATCAAAGCGGGTGTGGAGCAATGGCAGGAGGCCTTCGAAACGGCAGGATTTAAAAACGCCATCATTGCCAAAGATCCGCCTTCGCCCGAAGAAGATCCTGATTTCAGTCCCGAGGATGTCCGCTACTCAGTTATCCGCTACGTGGCCAGCACCACCCGCAATGCCGTGGGGCCTAGCGTATCCGACCCCCGCTCCGGCGAAATCATCGAGAGCGACATCATCTGGTACCACAACCACCTGCGTTCCTACCGCAACCGCTACCTGCTGGAAACGGGCGCGGCCAACCCTACCGCCCGCACGCTGGACACGCCCATGGACGACCTCGGCGAGATGATGAAGGAAGTGATTACGCACGAAGTAGGTCACGCCCTGGGTCTGCCCCACAATATGAAAGCCAGTTCGGCCTACCCCACCGACTCGCTGCGCTCGGGCGCTTTCACGCAGAAATACGGCATCGCGGCTACCATCATGGATTATGCCCGCTACAACTACGTGGCGCAGCCCGGCGATGAGAATATCCGCTTCGTGCGGCAGTTGGGCCCCTATGACCACTATGCCATCAACTGGGGCTACCGCTACCTGCCCGAAGCCCGGACCGCCGAGGCGGAGGTACCTACCCTCTCGAAGTGGATCGACGAAAAAACGGGAAACCCCATGTATCAGTTTGGTAGCGGCAGCGGCGGCTACGATCCCGAGAGCCAGACCGAAAATGTCGGTGCTGATTTGGTACAGGCCAGTACCTATGGCCTCAAAAACCTGAAATTGGTAGCCCCAAAACTCTATGACTGGACGGCCGCAAAAACCAACGACTACGACGACCTGGAAGAACTCTACGACGAATTGCTGGGCGTGTGGAGCCGTTACATCGGTCATGTGGTAACCAACGTGGGTGGAGTGCACGAAAACCGCCTGAAACCCAATCAGGAGGGGTACATTTTCACGCCCGTGGACGCCAAAACCCAGGCTACCTCAGTAAACTGGCTGCTAACCAATGCGTTTGCTTCGCCCGACTGGCTGCACGAATCCAAAATCTCGCGCAACATCCACCATGCCAACTACGTGGACGAAATTCGTTCCCTACAGGCCCGTCACCTCAACAGCCTGCTCTCACCTGACCGCCTGGCGCGGTTGATGGAAAATGAAGTCAACGATGTACGGTACAATGCCCTCGACATGGTGAGCCAGCTGCAACGCGGTATCTGGAGCGAAGTGTACAAAGGAACGGAAATCGACATCTACCGCCGTAATTTGCAGAAAGCTTACCTTGACCGTATGAATTACCTGCTCAACGAAAAACCTACCGCGAGTCGCTTCGGGACGCCCGTCAACATCAGTCAGTCGGACATCCGTTCAATCGTGCGGGGGGAATTGGTTAAATTGCAACAACAGTTGAAAAGTGCCCAAAACCGCTACAAAGACGATCTTTCGCGCTACCATGTACAGGATGCGCTCGTTCGGATCGACACGATTCTTAATCCAGCCAAGAGCTGA